A stretch of the Vitis vinifera cultivar Pinot Noir 40024 chromosome 16, ASM3070453v1 genome encodes the following:
- the LOC100853992 gene encoding tripeptidyl-peptidase 2 isoform X1, whose translation MTMVLFALSSRVSPRFWLLLCLRRRLLLIDSPWRILEYDGRGVVMAIFGASLVVNSLWKNPYGEWHAGYKFVYEPFTETLTSHLKKERRKKWDERHQESIAEGINLLDEFDKKRIKVEDA comes from the exons ATGACAATGGTGCTCTTTGCGCTTTCAAGCCGAGTGAGTCCACGTTTTTGGCTTCTCTTATGCCTAAGAAGGAGATTGCTGCTGATCGATTCGCCATGGCGCATCCTAGAGTACGATGGCCGTGGGGTTGTTATGgctatttttg GGGCATCTCTGGTTGTAAATTCTTTGTGGAAGAACCCTTATGGGGAATGGCATGCGGGTTATAAATTCGTTTATGAGCCTTTTACAGAGACATTGACTTCCCATTTGAAA AAAGAAAGGAGGAAAAAGTGGGATGAAAGGCATCAGGAATCAATAGCTGAGGGTATAAACCTTCTTGATGAATTTGATAAG AAACGCATTAAAGTGGAGGATGCATAG
- the LOC100853992 gene encoding tripeptidyl-peptidase 2 isoform X3: MNTTYSSTDDNGALCAFKPRASLVVNSLWKNPYGEWHAGYKFVYEPFTETLTSHLKKERRKKWDERHQESIAEGINLLDEFDKKRIKVEDA; encoded by the exons ATGAATACAACGTATTCCTCTACCGATGACAATGGTGCTCTTTGCGCTTTCAAGCCGA GGGCATCTCTGGTTGTAAATTCTTTGTGGAAGAACCCTTATGGGGAATGGCATGCGGGTTATAAATTCGTTTATGAGCCTTTTACAGAGACATTGACTTCCCATTTGAAA AAAGAAAGGAGGAAAAAGTGGGATGAAAGGCATCAGGAATCAATAGCTGAGGGTATAAACCTTCTTGATGAATTTGATAAG AAACGCATTAAAGTGGAGGATGCATAG
- the LOC100853992 gene encoding tripeptidyl-peptidase 2 isoform X2, which produces MTMVLFALSSRVSPRFWLLLCLRRRLLLIDSPWRILEYDGRGVVMAIFGASLVVNSLWKNPYGEWHAGYKFVYEPFTETLTSHLKKERRKKWDERHQESIAEETH; this is translated from the exons ATGACAATGGTGCTCTTTGCGCTTTCAAGCCGAGTGAGTCCACGTTTTTGGCTTCTCTTATGCCTAAGAAGGAGATTGCTGCTGATCGATTCGCCATGGCGCATCCTAGAGTACGATGGCCGTGGGGTTGTTATGgctatttttg GGGCATCTCTGGTTGTAAATTCTTTGTGGAAGAACCCTTATGGGGAATGGCATGCGGGTTATAAATTCGTTTATGAGCCTTTTACAGAGACATTGACTTCCCATTTGAAA AAAGAAAGGAGGAAAAAGTGGGATGAAAGGCATCAGGAATCAATAGCTGAGG AAACGCATTAA
- the LOC100244601 gene encoding receptor-like protein EIX2 has product MAISKAMIVFPLLCFLFSTISALSQPNTLLCNQTEKHALLSFKRALYDPAHRLSSWSAQEDCCAWNGVYCHNITGRVIKLDLINLGGSNLSLGGKVSPALLQLEFLNYLDLSFNDFGGTPIPSFLGSMQALTRLDLFYASFGGLIPPQLGNLSNLHSLGLGGYSSYESQLYVENLGWISHLSSLECLLMLEVDLHREVHWLESTSMLSSLSELYLIECKLDNMSPSLGYVNFTSLTALDLARNHFNHEIPNWLFNLSTSLLDLDLSYNSLKGHIPNTILELPYLNDLDLSYNQLTGQIPEYLGQLKHLEVLSLGDNSFDGPIPSSLGNLSSLISLYLCGNRLNGTLPSNLGLLSNLLILNIGNNSLADTISEVHFHRLSKLKYLYVSSTSLILKVKSNWVPPFQLEYLSMSSCQMGPNFPTWLQTQTSLQGLDISNSGIVDKAPTWFWKWASHLEHIDLSDNQISGDLSGVWLNNTSIHLNSNCFTGRSGIRPMRLPRAKQTNDVPTALSPNVIVLNMANNSFSGPISHFLCQKLDGRSKLEALDLSNNDLSGELSLCWKSWQSLTHVNLGNNNFSGKIPDSISSLFSLKALHLQNNSFSGSIPSSLRDCTSLGLLDLSGNKLLGNIPNWIGELTALKALCLRSNKFTGEIPSQICQLSSLTVLDVSDNELSGIIPRCLNNFSLMASIETPDDLFTDLEYSSYELEGLVLMTVGRELEYKGILRYVRMVDLSSNNFSGSIPTELSQLAGLRFLNLSRNHLMGRIPEKIGRMTSLLSLDLSTNHLSGEIPQSLADLTFLNLLNLSYNQLWGRIPLSTQLQSFDAFSYIGNAQLCGAPLTKNCTEDEESQGMDTIDENDEGSEMRWFYISMGLGFIVGCGGVCGALLFKKNWRYAYFQFLYDIRDWVYVAAAIRLNRLHDNLRRLLEKKEA; this is encoded by the exons ATGGCAATCTCTAAAGCAATGATTGTGTTTCCCTTGCTTTGCTTTCTTTTCTCCACCATCTCCGCCTTATCTCAACCAAACACCTTGCTTTGCAATCAAACTGAGAAACATGCCCTTCTCAGCTTCAAACGTGCTCTCTATGATCCTGCACACCGCCTCTCATCTTGGTCTGCTCAGGAGGATTGTTGTGCATGGAATGGGGTCTATTGTCACAATATTACTGGTAGAGTTATCAAGCTCGATTTGATAAATCTTGGCGGTTCCAATCTCTCATTGGGTGGCAAGGTTAGTCCTGCTTTGCTCCAATTAGAATTTTTGAATTACTTGGACTTGAGCTTCAATGATTTTGGAGGTACTCCTATTCCAAGTTTCTTGGGTTCCATGCAGGCTTTAACACGCCTTGACCTCTTCTATGCTTCATTTGGTGGACTAATCCCTCCTCAGCTTGGAAATCTTTCCAATCTTCATTCCCTTGGTCTAGGTGGTTATTCCTCTTATGAATCACAACTTTATGTTGAGAACCTTGGTTGgatttctcatctttcttcTTTGGAATGCCTACTCATGTTAGAGGTTGACCTTCATAGGGAAGTCCATTGGCTTGAATCTACATCCATGTTATCTTCCCTTTCTGAGTTGTACTTGATCGAATGTAAACTGGATAACATGAGCCCATCTCTGGGGTATGTCAATTTTACATCTCTCACAGCCCTTGATCTTGCTAGGAATCATTTCAATCATGAGATACCCAATTGGCTATTTAATCTCAGTACTAGTCTTCTGGATCTTGATTTGAGTTACAATTCTCTAAAGGGTCATATACCTAACACCATTCTAGAGTTACCTTACTTAAATGATTTAGATTTGTCATACAATCAGCTGACAGGGCAAATACCAGAGTATTTAGGGCAACTTAAACATTTAGAAGTCCTTTCACTTGGAGATAATTCCTTTGATGGTCCAATTCCTTCATCTCTAGGAAACTTATCGTCCTTGATCTCCTTATATCTTTGTGGAAATAGGTTAAATGGAACTCTTCCAAGCAATTTGGGGCTTCTTTCAAATTTGCTGATTTTAAATATTGGAAATAACTCCTTAGCCGACACAATATCAGAAGTGCATTTCCATAGACTGTCAAAATTGAAGTACTTATACGTGTCCTCAACATCTCTTATTTTAAAAGTCAAGTCAAATTGGGTTCCTCCTTTTCAACTTGAATACTTGTCCATGAGTTCCTGCCAGATGGGCCCCAATTTTCCTACATGGCTACAAACTCAAACATCTCTTCAAGGTCTAGACATTTCCAACTCAGGAATTGTGGACAAAGCACCAACATGGTTCTGGAAGTGGGCTTCACATCTTGAACATATCGATCTCTCTGATAACCAGATATCTGGGGATTTATCTGGAGTTTGGCTTAACAATACTAGCATCCATCTGAACTCTAATTGCTTCACCG gccgCTCTGGTATCCGGCCCATGCGGCTGcccagggccaaacaaacaaatgacgtcccaacagcATTGTCTCCAAATGTTATTGTATTGAACATGGCCAACAATTCGTTTTCGGGACCAATTTCCCATTTCTTGTGCCAAAAGTTGGATGGAAGAAGTAAATTGGAGGCTTTGGACTTGTCAAATAATGATTTATCTGGAGAGCTTTCTCTGTGTTGGAAGTCTTGGCAGTCTCTGACTCATGTAAACTTGGGAAACAACAATTTTTCGGGTAAAATTCCTGACTCCATAAGCTCTTTATTTTCACTTAAAGCATTGCACCTGCAGAATAATAGCTTCTCTGGAAGTATACCCTCATCATTGCGAGACTGCACATCTTTGGGGCTACTGGATTTAAGTGGTAATAAACTTTTGGGAAATATACCAAATTGGATAGGAGAATTGACAGCTTTAAAAGCTCTCTGTTTAAGATCCAACAAATTCACTGGCGAAATTCCTTCACAGATCTGTCAACTTTCTTCTCTTACAGTATTGGATGTTTCAGATAATGAGTTGTCCGGAATTATACCCAGGTGTTTGAATAATTTCAGTTTAATGGCCTCAATAGAGACTCCAGATGACCTGTTTACTGATTTAGAATACTCCAGTTATGAATTAGAGGGTCTCGTGTTGATGACAGTTGGGAGAGAACTTGAGTACAAAGGGATTCTTAGATATGTTAGAATGGTAGACCTGTCAAGTAATAATTTTTCTGGATCAATCCCTACTGAATTATCACAACTTGCTGGACTGCGGTTCTTAAACTTGTCTCGAAATCATTTGATGGGAAGGATACCTGAGAAAATTGGAAGAATGACATCTTTACTATCTCTTGATCTCTCCACAAACCATCTTTCAGGTGAAATTCCTCAAAGCTTGGCCGATTTAACATTTCTTAATCTCTTGAACCTATCATACAATCAGTTGTGGGGAAGAATTCCTTTAAGCACACAGCTTCAGAGCTTTGATGCATTCAGCTACATTGGCAATGCCCAACTTTGCGGAGCCCCTCTTACAAAAAACTGCACAGAAGATGAAGAATCTCAAGGTATGGACACCATTGATGAAAATGACGAAGGTTCCGAAATGCGATGGTTCTACATTAGTATGGGACTTGGATTCATTGTAGGCTGTGGGGGAGTCTGTGGTGCTCTTTTGTTCAAGAAAAATTGGAGGTATGCTTATTTCCAGTTTCTTTATGACATTAGAGACTGGGTATATGTGGCCGCAGCGATAAGGTTGAATCGGTTGCACGACAATTTGAGGAGACTGTTG GAAAAGAAGGAAGCTTAA